Proteins found in one Diorhabda carinulata isolate Delta chromosome 11, icDioCari1.1, whole genome shotgun sequence genomic segment:
- the LOC130899546 gene encoding zinc finger CCCH-type with G patch domain-containing protein: MDLEEIKSYEQQLIQVNQALSKCLSGPSKEELLTLKSHLTELLELASGNTENSNNDSNEETLDDEFAAFMAEMEMEGAVQKKNEEVEVLEIDVNEIEGKKCRAPHQHQWGSVAYHNAMICSVDSNENEILKVRVLFTNPTHQEMLPCPFYYTSECKFSEEQCRFSHGEVVPYSSLQDYIEPNFEVLNTGSIVLAKKKDNLWYRAQIKRLYEQKCLVKFENDCKEAEINLEHIFPLFNETDENSDNEGESLGVVSNIEEVVNKSLMITPAKQALGEWEQYTKGIGSKLMSKMGYIVGTGLGKNAEGRVDPVSAFIFPAGKSLDHCMNLRELSGGDKDLFSVEKKLKRIQKRQEIQSRKNYERQEKQQNVFAFINKTVQGNEDKLKKSEIRETIKKETDRSLNIKSVTIDEDIRKIERDLEHIKTSLNRQKDTTSEVYKKLRDKLNQREIELVQCRKNAQMIKNEQSLRSNKKKMTVF, encoded by the exons aTGGACctagaagaaataaaatcataCGAACAACAG TTGATTCAAGTGAATCAAGCTCTTTCCAAGTGCTTATCAGGCCCAAGTAAAGAAGAATTACTAACATTAAAATCACATTTGACAGAATTATTAGAACTAGCTAGTGGAAATACTGAAAATTCTAACAACGACAGTAATGAAGAAACTCTTGACGATGAGTTTGCAGCATTTATGGCAGAAATGGAAATGGAAGGTGCAGTTCaaaaaaagaatgaagaagTGGAAGTATTAGAGATTGATGTTAATGAGATTGAAGGGAAAAAATGTAGAGCCCCACACCAACATCAATGGGGAAGCGTCGCTTATCACAATGCAATGATTTGTTCAGttgattcaaatgaaaatgaaatacttAAG GTCAGAGTTCTTTTTACCAATCCTACTCACCAAGAAATGTTACCTTGCCCGTTTTATTACACATCTGAATGTAAATTTTCAGAAGAGCAATGCAGATTTTCTCACGGTGAGGTAGTTCCATATTCTAGCCTTCAGGATTACATTGAGCCTAATTTTGAAGTACTAAATACGG GTAGTATAGTATTAGCAAAAAAGAAAGATAATTTATGGTATAGGGCACAAATCAAAAgattatatgaacaaaaatgttTGGTGAAATTCGAAAATGATTGTAAGGAAGCAGAGATTAATTTGGaacatatttttccattattcaaTGAAACTGATGAGAATAGTGATAATGAAGGTGAAAGTTTAGGAGTTGTTAGTAATATAGAAGAAGTAGTTAATAAAAGTTTAATGATAACACCTGCTAAGCAAGCATTAGGTGAATGGGAACAGTATACAAAG GGTATAGGATCCAAATTGATGTCCAAAATGGGTTACATCGTAGGGACAGGTCTGGGAAAGAATGCTGAAGGTAGAGTTGATCCGGTCAGTGCATTTATATTTCCGGCTGGTAAATCGTTAG ATCACTGCATGAATTTACGGGAACTCTCTGGTGGTGATAAAGATCTTTTTAGTGTGGAAAAGAAATTGAAGCGGATTCAGAAGAGACAAGAAATTCAGTCTAGAAAGAATTACGAAAGACAAgagaaacaacaaaatgtttttgcgtttataaataaaactgtacaaggaaatgaagataaattgaaaaaatcagaaataagAGAGACTATTAAGAAAGAAACTGATAGAAGTTTGAATATAAAGAGTGTAACGATAGatgaagatattagaaaaatcgaAAGAGATTTAGAACATATTAAAACGTCTTTAAATAGACAGAAAGATACAACATCGGAAGTATACAAAAAGTTGAGGgataaattaaatcaaagaGAAATAGAACTTGTTCAGTGTAGAAAAAATGCTCAGATGATTAAAAATGAGCAAAGTTTGAGAagcaataagaaaaaaatgacagtATTTTGA